Part of the Athene noctua unplaced genomic scaffold, bAthNoc1.hap1.1 HAP1_HAP1_scaffold_337, whole genome shotgun sequence genome, GTCGGTGGAGTTGGGGGGCTCGGGCTGGTGGCGAGGAGGGACGGGGGTCCCCGTGTGCTCCCCCGGCCGCACTCAGCTGGTtcctgggggtgcctggggagggctctggctgcacccccgcctgcagcccctccagccccactctgGGTCCCCGCAGGCtgttggggggctcagggcagaTTCGCCTACAAGTTGCTCCACGACCTCTTTGCCAACTACTCCAgcgccctgcagcccgtggaggacacAGAGCGGGCGCTCAGCGTCACCCTCCAGGTCACCCTCTCCCAGATCATCGACATGGTGAGTGGCACCagcgccggcggcccggcccagccAAACCGGGACCGGCCCCGTCGCACTCCTGGCCACGGCttagctgggctctgctcttccccagcgGGTCCTGCTCATCCCTCGAAACGAGCCAGGACCCCCCAaagccagcccagctgcccccggGTCAGCTCAGACCACCTGAAGACAGCTCaggccccccaaaaccagcacagcccccGGCAGCGTGAGGTTGGATGAGGgatggggggttcagtctggagcagaggaggctgaggggagacctcctggccctctgcaactccctgccaggagggggcagagaggggggatgagtctctggagccaaggccccagcgccaggccccgagggaatggcctcaagctgcccagggcagggtcaggctggctctgaggaaggatttctgtgcagaaggggctgttgggcgttggaatgggctgcccagggcaggggggagtccccgggatccctgggggggttgaagagtcgggctgagccagcgctgagggatctgggggagttgggaacggtcagggggagggtcatggtggcactggagatgctgcaagggcttttccaacccggatcaCTCTGGGGTGCTGTGACTCAGATCGCTCCCACCCCCCCACAAGCAGCACCCTGGAAGGCAGCTCAGCTCCCCCAGAACCCTCGCAGtgttgggggctgaggggggggtggCACCAGGGTCTGTccccgcacgcacccactgcCCTCGGCAGGACGAGAGGAACCAGGTCCTCACCACCTACCTGTGGGTGCGCCAGGCCTGGCTGGACGCCCACCTCGCCTGGGACGAGGACACCTACGGCGGCATCGACAGCATCCGCATCCCCAGCAGCTACGTCTGGCGGCCGGACGTCATCCTCTACAACAAGTGGGTTGtgctggacaccccccccccccacaacggctcccggagctgggggggctctggctgggactggggaggggctGCGTGGGAGATATTTCCAACCTTGGGCCCCCGGGACGTTCCCGGTGTGGGTgacgagggcgggggggggccggcacCCCCGAGCCCACACTTTTGGGGGCAGGGTGAtgcggggaggggacacggcgtCGGGGGCAGGTGATCGGCCCTGCAAAGCCCCGGCCCAcgtggggctcggggccacctTGGCCCTATGGCCGTCCCGCCCCCAGCGCCGACGACCGCTTCGGCGGCTCAATGGAGACCAACGTGGTGCTGCGCTCCGACGGGCTCATCATGTGGGACTGGCCCGCCATCACCaagagctcctgcaaggtggacgTCTCCTACTTCCCCTTCgaccggcagcgctgccgcctcACCTTCGGCTCCTGGACCTACAATGGGAACCAGATCGACCTCCACAACCGCCTGGACACTGCGGACCTGACGGATTTCGTGGAGAAtgtggagtgggaggtgctgggcaTGCCGGCCACGAGGAACGTCATCACCTATGGCTGCTGCTCCGAGCCCTACCCCGACGTCACCTACACCCTGCTCCTCCGCCGCCGTGCCTCCTTCTACATCTTcaacctgctcctgccctgcatcaTGGTCTCCTTCCTGGCGCCGCTCGGCTTCTACCTGCCGGCTGACTCGGGGGAGAAGGTCTCGCTGGGGGTGACGGTGCTGCTGGCCCTCACCGTCTTCCAGCTGCTGGTGGCAGAGAGCATGCCACCCTCGGAGAGCGTCCCGCTCATCGGTGAGCCTCGACGGCAGCCAGAACCCTCCCGCGGGAcccgcgggggggtgggtgggcagcacccatgccaggggaggggagggtggggctCTCCACCCCTTCGCAGCATCACCGTCCGTTGCCCACGCAGGGAAGTATTACATCGCCACCATGACCATGATCACGGCCTCAACCGCGCTGACCATCTTCATCATGAACGTCCACCACTGTggcccgggggcccggcccgTGCCCCCCTGGGCCAGGCGGCTCATCCTGCACCACATGGCCCGGCTCTGCTGCGTCTACGAGGTGGGCGAGAGCTGCAAGAGCCCCCGGCGGGCGCTGGGCGAGCgggaggatggaggggacgctgcagggctgggggagagccccGGCCGGGGGGAAGTGGGTGCTGAGGCCAGAGCCTGTCCCCGAGACCGCTGCCTGTGCCACCACGATGGGCTGCTGACGAACGTTGGCTACATCGCCGGCTGCTTCCGACGCCACCGAGCTGCACAGCGCCGCACCGGCGAGTGGAAGAAGGTGGCCAAGGTGATGGACCGCTTCTTCATGTGGGTCTTCTTCCTCATGGTCTTCCTCATGAGCGTGCTGGTGCTGGGCCGAGCTGCCTGATGGCCCCCTGGACCCATCGCCCTGATGCACCcactgcccacagccccccgcccgctccaGGGACAATGGTGGCCATGGGTGTGTCCTGAGAGCGGCTCATCCCGACACCTggccccccacagctgcagggtgggagctCCAGCCGCACCAGGCAAGAGGAACCTGACAGcgggagccccaccccagccagggccacaTCGTCCCATTCCACCCCCCGCCTgagaaacccaacaaaacccaaactaaatAAACCCTGGAGGGTGACCTGGCTctcctgcctggggtggggaggtTCTGGGGGGGTGACCCTCCTGTCCATGGGGCCGTGCCCGGCCCTTGCGGCCccatctgcagctctgcagcagggggcGGGGGAGCAGAgcctttcacctcagatctaatcccctggggcacacagctgccttctccgtcctcctgcacgacccccccaggtcacccggccccgcgacaaaagcaatcccagccgtggcttgacctttcccgacgcgggaacagcccagactctctgccccagcacactttccatgcccactacggggcctttatccccctctagggcacgtcgggggcttggtggggccgggccagcctgcttggcagatcctctgcgatcgactcgccaggggcttttgctgagcgcacctcccagggtttgttcccagtcccttcaaatacccccatgggagacttgaccaaaacagttttagatggggatcaaacaacctgacttaagtctcattaacagacaaagccacaagccgtagtccaatgcacaaagtcagcaaccgtgagccagtaaacagagcacgtaatccagaaaccggaatccagcgcacacagcacatccttcaaaattaccaggagcagcgggtgcgacccgcagccacaattctcccagaggggactgaaagccccggcccagtttcagacctcgtgggattcaaacccacagcagctcagaccagccgacactcgcacccacagcgtttcagaccaggcatcctctgagctctcctctgggagaacttgtccaggagggactccaagccctcggtgcccttcgggcccAACCTGGCGAGGCTTTTGCcgcctctggcaggcaggcaaccggaaatcctgacagaatgcctttcacctgACATGGGAATTTGCTCCCAGCTCTTCGGCCCAGGGATCAGAGGATCTCCCCGAGGATCCCTCGGTGTTGGCTGCAGGTCCTGTGATCCCACGGTTCCATCGAGATTCAGCAGCAgtgtcccatctgggtcaccaaatCTTACCATAAATTGGACCTCAGAAGAACCCTCTGAGGCTCAGTTGGAAGTtttggaaggcaggcaggctgtgctgcagcgctgggtgctcgggggatcattccacccaaCAGCCATGCCCAAAGCCAAGGGCACACTTGTTatggacaagaaaagaaaggaactttCCTGTCATATCCGAAAATACACACCTATTTCAAGAGGATCTACTGCCTGTGTGAATACACTGTCTGGGGGAGAGTCCCtgaggggcttccccaggtgtctgctggttctctgccctccccgggatggacccacccaagctgcaaacatgaggtccttgggcacaatcctgccccaggcccctcacagcactgagccccaactgctggcagccagcagcgagcaggcagcagctccccccttttctggagactttgggctCACAAACGCAAGCTCTCAGTAGCCAACACCCAAACCTGAGTTTCCGGCAGAGAAAGAGCCGCCGTCGCTGTGGCACAAtgtagtccacgaactttcgacgagcggaggaagcaagcagtcgattcaatgtgaatgacagagcaagcttcagctttattctgttggCTTACACCCTTATATCCACTGAgaattgcatatacatagaacgcctatacatatttatgttctatctccgcctatcttcgcttcttattgtaattaggtctcctcccttttacgcctgcgcaatgagctctcaatgtcctgggcagggggcgtgaagGGAGGGTCGGTGGTCGTGGAGAGGaagtttctccccttcctcactgctgaccttttcaccctgaagtcctgcgcagcctccgtcgcgccctgggtccgggccaaaccgctgagccagtctgggtgggttcttggagtaatcttttgctgacatacgcattctcgcaggtaggggggcagcttcagttccaggcaggagatagtagctgagcaactcaagcaatatctatTTTGCGTAGACGAaacaaatcaccctgtatttaatctctaaacagtttttccatgctgccatctccttgttcttgaagccattctccaacagcacAAGAGTCGGAGGCCCCTCAGCCAGAGCGGGTGCGGCCGTTCCTTCAGCCAGGGCTCGTCAGGAAAGGGCAAGTCTGGAGGCGCAGAGGGATCGGCGGGCAATGCCCTGCTAGTCGCTACCCCCCCACCGGGAAGGGGcacaaagatggtcccgtgaaggtcccTACGTGGCTCCTGAGgcctcgcagggggaagggcgtggcaggggGGCGCTGCCGGGTGTCGCAAAGGGGGCTCCACCTGTCTGcaccaatataaaaggccgcagccgcgctggggccacAGCCGTGGCGGGTGACAACAAGCCCACCCGGGAGCAGACACTTccgatgctgctgctcaggctgctgctcatccTGAGCGAGGCCATGTCGGGGGCCaggaggttctgggtaggtgacgccgCACCGCGCCGAGCTGGGGGGCGGGGTGGCATGGGGtgttgtggggggctgtgggggttgtGGTGCGGGGCTGGGAGATACTcctgtctcacccagctcttggggtcctgcaggggatgaggagaaaggcaaaacaacagaaagagaaaacaaaggcccAGACGGAGAAGCCGAGCGCTGagcggtcccagccccgagcaccctgTAAACggctgacaccccccagcagccctgagctcACCCCGCCTCCTTCCCGGGCAACGAATCTACTGAAGCacagagggatgaaggagcctgtgccgaccctggagacagggcgagtgccgggggagacccccagatcctgccccagcccctcagcccctgccctgcccgtcccgccggaggggccgggctgcggcaggttcacttacccctgctcctctgcagggccagggcgaaggcgccgagcACGGAGGGCCTGTGGCAGCTACCCGGGATATTATATTTCATGGGACCCCACCTTGACCTGCAGACGCGTTTCCTCCCACGACAGCTTCCTCTACATCGCAGAGCGTGAGCCTGCAGCCATGGCAAGTAAAAGCGCTTGGGACCCGCCCAGTCCCTCGAGGATGATCAGGGACTGGTCGCAACGTCGGGGTGCGGTGGGACCCTCCCCAAGGTGCTCTACCAGCCCCCCACCTGCACGGAGGTGGAGGCGAAGCTGCGGCAGCCAGGAGCCAAAGTGGGCTCAGTGGGCAGAGAGTGGAGCTGCCATGGCGGCTACTGGAGAGAGATGAGGCTGCAGATGAGGACGAGGAGAGAGCAAGAACATGACACAAGACACAAGCAGCTACAAAAAGTCAGTTGGCAGCAGACCCAGtggggctggagaagagcagccccatggagaagGACACAAGCGGGGACCCAAGGCACctgggcggcagcagcccggcacagcccagtccccagcagcgggtgcccgcaggcaggacgggtggccgggcgtccccggggccgtgcaggctgggacggtgcctgcaggagggctgcgcccGGCTCTGGCGGTATCTCAAGGCCTGGTGGCAACAGGGCTTgcggtcctgctgctgctgcttccccaaaccCCGAGTTGAAAACTGTGGTCCCaggggagcaacgggcaccccagagacagcagaagggggtgtagggctgggaacctccctggggcgaccccacttgctggcttcaaaaattaaattatcatctctccgtccctggtgccgtggttcttccacccagcccttgatgccccGTCTGCACCCCTGCCTTGCACCCTGatgcaccccaaacccaccagagaccctcgcagggggaagggcgtggcaggggACCCGtgctgtgatgtcacaaagggggctccGCCCACGTGCCCCagtataaaaggccgcagccgcgctggggccacAATCATGGCGGGTGGCAAcaggcccagcctgggccagaggctCCCGCTACTGATGCTCAACGTGCTGGTCTTCCTGACCAACGCCATGTCGAGGGTTaagaggttctgggtaggtgacacTGCACCATGCCGGGGGGTGGGATGTCGAGGGGTGTTGTGGGGGACCGTGGTGTGGGCCTGAGAGctgctcccatctcacccagctcttggggttTTGCAGGGGATGAGGACAGCAGTGAAACGTTCCCGAAGGAGAGCCAAGGCCCAGACGCAGAAGCCAAGTGGTGAGCGGGTCCGGCCCCAAGCACCCTGCAAACGGCGGACACCCCACGGCAGCCCTGAGAAAAGGCCTTCTCCTTACTCGGCGGCTTCTCCACCGACagggagagggatgaaggagcctgcgccaaccctggagacagggcaagtgccgggggagacccccagatcctgccccagcccctcagcccgtgccctgcccgtcccgccggaggggccgggctgcggcaggttcacttacctctgctcctctgcagggccagggcgaaggcgccgagcATGGAGGACCTGTGGCAGCTACCTGGGATGATGTATGCCTTGGACACCCCCTCGATAAGCAGCTCCGATTCCTTGGACAGCTTCTTCTGTGTCCCACCCATGGAGCGCCTGTACCCGCTACATCGGACACACTCTGTGGGCCCTGCCTCGACGAGGGCCTCCATTTCCTCCAGCGACAGCTTCTTCTACATCCCAGAGCGTGGGCCTGCTGCCATGAGGGAGCAGGTGGTGCAAAACCCCTCGGGACCTGCCCAGTCCTCCAAGGACGATCAGCGCCTTGTGACGACAGCAGGCAGCAatgggaccctccccagggtaccctacaagccccccaccgtcacggaggtggaggcaaagctgcggcagccgggacacaaaatctggctctatggggagagagtggaggtgccggggggggtcctggagaGAGACAAGGATATGGATGGGGACAAGACAAGCAAGAACGTGGCACAGGACACGAGCAGCTGCGCaaacaagggcagcagcagccccgtggggctggaaagtagcagccccaaggagatggACATGAGGGGCCCcacagaaacaagaagcagcagccccatgcacctgggcagcaccagccccggggctctgggcagcagcagcccggcacagcccagtccccagcagcgggtgcccgcaggcaggacgggtggccgggcatccccggggccgtgcaggctgggacggtgcctgcaggagggctgcgcccGGCTCTGGAGGTATCTCAAGGCCTGGTGGCAAGAGGgcttgcagtcctgctgctgcttctgatgatCCCCCAAGACCCCGTGATagagaaacattgagaaattAAGCACAGGATTAATAAAGTGATGATACTAGGTTTAAGAATTATCTGTTCAGTCAAAGGAATGTTGAGCTTTGGGAACACAGACCCAGGCCcacaaaaacagagacagaggctcaaggccagaggaggtGAAACCATGTCAACAGAAGATAATGGGCATTTTTTGACCCAACTGACTGAGCCGAGGCCAAAGGatgcacaacattttttagaaaaggggGTAACAAGCTGGACAgccaaaacaaactgtttctcaGGCTTGGCAATGTCGAAACTGGGGAGgaggtgatgaggaagactactggccttcctcctgacgacccccaaagacgaccagCAGGAGGCAATAcgcaaagatgacagaaacattcCAGTTCTGCTGGCACAGGCCCTTTGAACTAAACCCCACTCGGGTtatctgtatgtatgtttgtactgTGCAGCCCTATGAATATGGAGAAGGTACCTGCATTTCAGATGTAAGCGAAGGGGCCTGGGTGTGCACGCTAGGCAGagagatcccccgtgcacccagcgctgcagtaaAGAATCCTGCCTTCTGATCCTCTGATTCTGGGTCCCAGAGAGTTCTTCCTCCACCGGCTTTTTCGGTATCCCcggcggtggcaaggctggtcccaggggagcaacgggcaccccagagacagcagacggggggtgtagggctgggaacctccctggggcgaccccacttgctggcttcaaaaattaaattatcatctctccatccctggtgccgtggttcttccacccagccctcgatgccccttctcccccgtccctttgccaaacctccctttgggtcccttgctgaccccccctcctctgccaggtctcccccaggtgctggctccgagctcccccgggatttgtcccctctgtgcggccccgtgtccgtaagcaccacgacggggacgtttgcttggcccagagccgctcctgccagagcaggcagggactgtgcctgcctgcaccctgctcctgcctcctgccccctccagagcccgggggctgcggggcacccactgcaggaacagggggattggacaggtcaggtccttggctctttcacctcagatctaatcccctggggcacacagctgccttctccgtcctcctgcacgacccccccagggcacccggccccgcgacaaaagcaatcccagccgtggcttgacctttcccgacgcaggaacagcccagactctctgccccagcacacttttcatgcccactacggggcctttatccccctctagggcacgtcgggggcttggtggggccgggccagcctgcttggcagatcctctgcgatcgactcgccaggggcttttgctgagcgcacctcccagggtttgttcccagtcccttcaaatacccccatgggagacttgaccaaaacagttttagatggggatcaaacaacctgacttaagtctcattaacagacaaagccacaagccgtagtccaatgcacaaagtcagcaaccgtgagccagtaaacagagcacgtaatccagaaaccggaatccagcgcacacagcacatccttcaaaattaccaggagcagcgggtgcgacccgcagccacaattctcccagaggggactgaaagccccggcccagtttcagacctcgtgggattcaaacccacagcagctcagaccagccgacactcgcacccacagcgtttcagaccaggcatcctctgagctctcctctgggagaacttgtccaggagggactccaagccctcggtgcccttcgggcccAACCTGGCGAGGCTTTTGCcgcctctggcaggcaggcaaccggaaatcctgacagaatgcctttcacctcatgtcctggttcagctaggatagggttaagtttcccccgcagtggggagggggctccagccgggttattcagtTCCac contains:
- the LOC141955587 gene encoding neuronal acetylcholine receptor subunit alpha-10-like gives rise to the protein MPATRNVITYGCCSEPYPDVTYTLLLRRRASFYIFNLLLPCIMVSFLAPLGFYLPADSGEKVSLGVTVLLALTVFQLLVAESMPPSESVPLIGKYYIATMTMITASTALTIFIMNVHHCGPGARPVPPWARRLILHHMARLCCVYEVGESCKSPRRALGEREDGGDAAGLGESPGRGEVGAEARACPRDRCLCHHDGLLTNVGYIAGCFRRHRAAQRRTGEWKKVAKVMDRFFMWVFFLMVFLMSVLVLGRAA